The region TGGGGGTGGAGGAAGTCGACGCCGCCACCGCCCGCCGGCGCTTTCAGCGCTCCTTCCCCAGCCTCCAGGAGCTGGTGGAGGATTGGGAGGAGGAGCCGCTGCCAGGATCACTGGAGATCAGTTTCGACGCCGGTGCCACCGACTCCCGGACCCTCTCTGGCTGGATCGAGGAGATCGAAGACCACCCGGTGACCGACATGGTGGACGATGACCGGGATTGGCTGGCCCAGCTGTCAGCGCTGGTGGCGGTGGGGCGGGGCATTGGTTTGGGCCTCGGGGCGGTGCTGCTCAGCGCCGCGGTCTTCACCATCGCCAGCGTCATTCGGCTCACCGCCTATCTCTACCACGAAGAGATCCTGATCATGCGCCTGGTGGGGGCCACGGAGTTCTTCATCCGGGGGCCGTTCTACCTGGAGGGACTGCTCCAGGGGCTTGTAGGCGGCGTGCTGGCGGTGGCGGCGCTCTACGGCGCCCATGCCCTGGCGGTGGCTCAGGCGGCGCGGTCCGTATGGGGAGGTTTGCTGCTGGGCGATTTCCTCGGCC is a window of Acidobacteriota bacterium DNA encoding:
- a CDS encoding ABC transporter permease is translated as MNILQALRYFLHEAAVSLVRSWKVSTLAVLTIAVSLFVGGALMLITANLSSLVDQWQAQAKIVLYLDNQATPEEVAALHRETEALPWVVGVEEVDAATARRRFQRSFPSLQELVEDWEEEPLPGSLEISFDAGATDSRTLSGWIEEIEDHPVTDMVDDDRDWLAQLSALVAVGRGIGLGLGAVLLSAAVFTIASVIRLTAYLYHEEILIMRLVGATEFFIRGPFYLEGLLQGLVGGVLAVAALYGAHALAVAQAARSVWGGLLLGDFLGLGQQLFLIALGALAGLGGAVLSLRRESLGAPTEASPEWSQESP